CAACGTGCTCCGCTACCTGGCCCGGTGTGAAAACCCCCTTCCCGAGCTTCTGGAGATCCTGCCCAAGGCCCTTAACGAGATGCACAAGACCCTTAAGACCCTGGATGCCAAGAACCCCTACCTCCTGGTCCTCGAGGGGGTTCAGGAGGCCTTGCAAGGGGATTTGGCTAGGAGGTGAAGGATGAACTGGAACGCGCTTCTCTTCGGCATCTTCCCCTACATCGCCCTCACCTTGGCGGTGGTGGTGACCGCTTACCGCATGGCCTATAGGCCCTTTTCCGTTTCCGCCCAGTCCAGCCAGCTCCTGGAGCAGAGGCGCCTCTTCTACGGCTCCATCGCCATGCACTGGGGACTGGTCCTGGTGCTCCTTGGCCACTTGCTGGCGCTCCTCATCCCCAAGGGGCTTCTCCTCTGGAACGCGGTGCCCTTAAGGCTCTACCTTCTGGAGATCACCGGGCTTGGCCTAGGGCTTTGGGCCTTGGTGGGGACCTGGGTGCTCCTCACCCGGAGGCTTTCCGTGGCCCGGGTACGGGCGGCTTCCACCCCCATGGATTACGCGGTGTTGGTGGTGGTCCTCATCTCGGCGCTTACCGGGGTCCTTACCGCCCTTCTTTACCGCTATGGCAGCTACTGGTTCCCCGCGGTCATGACCCCTTACCTCTGGTCCATCCTTACCCTGAAGCCAAGGCCGGAACTCATCGCTGATCTCCCCTTCTGGACCCAGCTTCACGTCTTCAACTTCTGGGTCTTCCTGGCGGTCTTCCCCTTCTCCCGGTTGGTGCACATCATCACCATTCCCTTGGGGTACGTCCTCAGGCCCTGGCAGATCGTCATCTGGGTGCGCAAGCTGGCGGGGTGAATCATGGTCCATGATCCCATCCAACTGGAAAAAGAGCGTCCAGACCGGCTCCGGGTCCTCTGGTTTTCCACAATCGGCTTCACCCTGATGTTCGCGGTCTGGCTGATGTTTGGGGTGTTGGGGGTGCCCATCCGCAAGGAGTTTGGTCTTACCGATGTCCAGCTTTCCTGGCTTTCGGCCGTGGCCATCCTGAATGGCTCCCTGTGGCGGCTTCTCGCCGGCATCCTCACCGACCGCTACGGGGGGCGGCTGGTTTTCACCCTCATGCTCTTCTTCACCGCCATCCCCGCCTACCTGGTCTCCCGGGCGGGAAGCTACGAGGAGCTTCTCCTCTACGCCTTCCTGGTGGGCTTTGCTGGAAACTCCTTTAGCGTGGGCATCGCCTGGAACTCCGCCTGGTTCCCCAAGGACCAGCAGGGCTTCGCCTTGGGCCTCTTCGGGGCGGGGAACGTGGGGGCCAGCGTCACCAAGTTCATCGGCCCGTCCCTCATCGTGAGCATTCCCCCAGCGGGGTACCTGGGGGGGCTCATCCCCGGGGGCTGGCGCTTCATCCCCTTCCTCTATGCGGTGCTTTTAGTGCTGATGGGCCTCCTCATGTGGTTTGGTACCCCCGGGCAGGACAAGCGCCCGGGCCAAGGGCGGCCTTTCCTGGAGATGCTGATGCCCCTTAAGCACATCCGGGTGTGGCGCTTCAGCCTGTACTACGTGGTGGTCTTCGGGGCCTACGTGGCCTTGAGCGCCTGGCTTCCCAAGTACTACGTGGATGTCTTCGGCCTGCCCCTTCATGAAGCCGCCCTCCTCACCGCCCTTTTCATCTTCCCCGCAAGCCTTTTGAGGCCCTTTGGGGGCTACCTTTCCGACCGCTTTGGGGCTCGGCGGGTCATGTACTGGACCTTCGGCATTATCCTCCTGGCCTCCGGGATCCTCATGATGCCCGAGGGGCATATCGTCCTTTACACCAAGCAGGGGACCAAGGAGGTCATGCAGTTCACCATGAACGTCTGGCTCTTCACCGCTTTGGTCTTCCTGATCGGCGTGGGGATGGGGGTCGGCAAGGCCGCGGTCTACAAGCACATCCCCACCTACTTCCCCAAGGACGTGGGGGCGGTGGGGGGGTTGGTGGGGATGCTGGGGGCCTTAGGCGGGTTCTTCTTGCCCCCTCTCTTTGCCTACGCCCAGGCCTGGACCGGCCTGCCCCAGATGACCTTCTTCGTCCTTTTCCTCCTAGCGGGCATCAGTTTCCTCTGGATGCACCTTACCGTGTTGCAGCTCCTGCAGCAGGAGGCCAAGCAGCTGAAGAACGAGTTCGAACTGAAAGGAGATCGCCCATGCTAAAGGTTTACAAGGGGACTTGGATTCGTGAGTGGAACCCGGAAGACCCTAAGCGCTGGGACCCCGGCTTGGCCTGGCGTACCCTTTGGATCACCACCTTCAACCTCACCCTGGCCTTCATCACCTGGTTTGCGGTGAGCGCCCTGGTGGTCCGCCTGCCCAAGGTGGGGTTTGAGCTTTCCACCACCCAGCTCTTCTGGCTTACGGCCATGCCGGGGCTTGCAGGGGGTACCTTGCGCATCGTCTGGACCTTTTTGCCCCCCATCCTGGGCACCCGGCACCTGGTGACCTTCTCCACCCTCCTCCTCCTCATCCCCCTCTTGGGCTGGGGCTTCGCCGTACAAAACCCCGAAACCCCCTACTGGGTCCTTCTGCTCCTGGCCTTTTTGGCGGGGATCGGCGGGGGGAACTTTTCCGGCTTCATGCCCTCCACCAGCTACTTCTTTCCCAAGCGCCTCCAGGGGACAGCCCTGGGGTTGCAGGCAGGGATCGGCAACTTTGGCGTGTCCGTGGTCCAGTTCGTAACCCCCTGGGTTATCGGCTTTGCCCTTTTTGGTTCTCTTCTCGGGGGGCCTCAGACCTTCACCCCTAAGCCCGGGGTGTCCCAACCCATCTGGCTTCAGAATGCCACTTTCCTCTGGGTGCCCTTGGTCTTGGTGGGGGCTTGGCTGGCCTGGGTGTACTTGCGGAGCGTTCCCGTCCGAGCCAACTTCCGGGAGCAATTTGATATTTTCCGCGACAAGCACACCTGGATCATGACCAGCCTCTACATCATGACCTTCGGCTCCTTCTCGGGGTTTTCCGCCATCTTCCCCCTTCTGATCCGGGAGGTTTACGGGAAGTTTGACGGGGCTCCGGACCCCTTGAGGTATGCGTTCCTGGGGCCTTTGGTGGGTTCCTTGGCCCGGGTAGTCGCTGGGCCCGTTTCCGACCGCTTTGGCGGGGCCATCGTCACCCAGGTTTCGGCCATTGGCCTCTTCTTTTCCGCCCTCCTGGTGACCCTTTTCGCCCACCCCACGTCTTTGGAACAGTTTGCCTTCTTTGTCCTGGCCATGCTCCTGGTTTTCTTCTTCAGCGGGGTGGGGAACGCCAGCACCTTTAAGCAGATGCCCATGATCTTCCCGCCCAGGCAGGCAGGAGGGGTCATCGGTTGGACCGCGGCCATAGCCGCCTATGGCCCTTTCCTCTTCTCCACCCTGGCCGCTTATACGCAGAGGGTCACCGGAGGCTTCACCGCCTTCTTCTATGGCCTCATGGTCTTCTACGCCCTGAATCTTTTCCTGAACTGGTACTACTACGCCCGGAAAGGGGCGGAGAAGCCTTGCTAATCCCACCCCACCCTGGCCATGGCCAGGGTGGGGCCCCGGCAGGGGGCAGGGCCCCAAGGCCCGGGGCTTCCCTTGACCCAAGTCATGGCCGGGGAGAAGAGGATAAGGGATTTTAAGGGCATGGAGCTGGATGTGCGCACCCTACCCCCGCGGGAACGGCACCCCAGGATCTTTGCCCTTTTTGACAGCCTAAAGCCTGGGGAGGGCTTTGTCCTGGTCAACGACCACGACCCAAAGCCCCTCTATTACCAGCTCATGGCGGAGAGGCCAGGGCAGGTGGACTGGGCTTACCTGGAGGAGGGCCCTGAGGTATGGCGGGTGAGGATCGGCAAGAGGTAGTTCGGCCCGATATGAAAGTGGCCGAGGTCTTGAGGCGCTGGCCAGAGCTCCTTCCGGTCCTGGTGGAGGCAAGCCCGGCCTTCCAAAAGCTCAGGAATCCCATCCTGCGCAGGACCATGCCCAGCCTGGTTACCGTGGCCCAGGCGGCCAGGATAGGGGGCCTAAAGCCGGAAGAGCTGGTGGCCTGGCTGAACCGGGCCCTAGGGGTGGAGGCCACGCCAGAGGTGCTGGAGGCCAAGGATGTGGAAAGCCTCCTTGGCACCCCACCTCCTTCCTGGGTTTCCGCTCCCGTGGGATTTCGGTTGGATGTGCGGCCCATCCTGGAACAGGGTGGGGAGCCCTTCCAGGCCATCATGGCCGCGGCCAAGGAGGTGAAGCCCGGGGAGAGGCTCGTGCTGGAGGTGCTCTTTGAGCCCATCCCCCTTTACAGGGCCTTGGGAAAACAAGGCTTCTTAGCCTGGTGCGAACGGCTTGGGGAGAGGCACTACCGGGCGCACTTTTACCGGGTGAAGGTGGAAGGGGGCCAGAAGACCTCCGCTGGTCTAGTTCCACTCAGCGAGGCGGATTGGGATAACTATCAGGCGGAGGTCTCCATTGAGGAGAACCTCGAGCCCCCCTTGCCCATGATGCGGGTGCTGGAGGCCCTCGCCCAGCTAAAGCCCGGGGAGAAGCTTCTGGTCCACCACGTGCGTAGGCCCGTGCACCTCCTGGCCCGCCTCGAGGAGGAGGGGCACGCCTATCTGCTCAAGGACCTGGGCCCGGGGCAGGTGAAGATCTTGATCCGGAAAGGAGGGTAGGCCCCCAAGGCCCATGGGCTTTTGGCACTTCCTCTTCATCCGGGCGGCGCTTTTATACCTGGTCTACACCGCCCTCTTGGGCACCCTCTTCTATCTCTTCCCGAGCCTGGTGGGACCCCTTAGGCCTTCCCATGTGCACGCAGGGCTGGTGGGCTTCTTCCTGCAGATGGTGATGGGGGTGGCTTACTGGATGATGCCGAGGCCCGGGGGCTTGAGGCAGGATGCCCTCGAGGCCCTCACCTTCTTCCTCCTCAATGCCGGCCTCCTCCTGAGGCTTTTCTTGGAGCCCCTTTACCTCCTGGGGCAGGAGGGTTTGCGCCCCTGGCTTGGGCTTTCCGGTGTCTTTCAGCTTCTCGCCACCCTGGTGTTCGCCTGGGCCATGCGTAGGCGGGTGGTCACGGGGGATATGCTGAGGAAAATGCGCGAGGAAAGGGAAAGGAGGGGAGGATGAAGCCGGGGGTTACCTTTTCCGAGGCCACGGAGGTCCTCATCCTGGACCTGCCGCCCCTGCCCGAGGAGGTTCTGGCCGAGCTGCTGGCCTTTGGCGGGCTGGGGGAGGCGGAGAAGAGGGGCATGCGCCTGGATGCGGAGAGGCTTCTTGAAGGTGCGGCACCTTTCGTGGCTGGGGTCTATGACCACCTAAGCCGCCACCCGGGCACCGCCCGGGCCCTGGGCTGGGAGGGAAGGGTTAAGGAGGAGGAGCTTTACCTGAGGCGGGCCTTTTTCTCCGCTTGGCTTTCCCGCACCATCGGGGTGGACACCTCGGTGGAGTTCGCCCGGGAGGTGTACCGGGCGGGGCTTTGGCATGGGGGCCTGGGTCCCAAAGGGGCCTTCATCCCCCCGGAGTACGTGGGCCTTTCCTTTGCCCAGGTGGGGCAGTATCTGGCGGAAAGGGTGCGGGATGTGCGTCCCTGGCTCGTTTACCTTTCCGCCCAGGAGGAGGTGATGCGCAAAGGGTTTGACGCCGCCATGGCCCTAAAGGAAGGGCAAGTGACCGTAACTTTCCAGGCCTTGGGCCTGGCCCACCCCGCCTTACCCAAGCCCGTTTCCTTGCGGGCGGGGGATGTGGAGGAGGCGCTACGCAAGGTGTTCACCATTAGCCCTGCCCTAAGGGACCTGGCCCTGGAAGCCCTTCTGGCCGAGGAGGAGGTGGGGCTTTGGCTTGAGCCCAAGACCCTTTGGCGGCTTAGGCCCCGCTGGGCGGTGCTCTTAAACGGCCGGGATGTGCGCTACCTTCAGGGTCTGGCTACGCCTTTGAAGGAGGGGGATCGCCTTACCCTTCTCCCTCCGGGCCGCTGATTGACCTAGGTCATGGTGAATCCTGAGTAAAAGAATCAGGATTAAGCCGATGATGGTCACCGCCCATAACCGCGTCATCCCCTTGTCCATTCCCTTGGGGTTCGTCCTTCTGGGGGAGGTCTTTTGGCTGGTGGCCCTCTTGCTTTGGGCCTTCCATCCCGAGGCCATCCTTACTCCCCGGCACCCCTGGGGCTTGGCGGTAGCCCACCTGTTCCTTCTGGGCTTTGGGGTGGGGGTGCTCCTCGGAGCCATGCACCAGCTTTTGCCCGTGGTCCTCGAGGCGCCCCTTTACCGCCCGGAGTGGGGGTATCCGGTGATGGCCCTTTGGGGGCTAGGGGTCTTTTTGCTGGCCTGGGGTTTTACCCAGGCTTTTTTCTTGGTGCCGGTAGGCGGGGCCTTGGTGCTTTCGGCCCTCTGCTTCTTTGCTTACCACGCCTACCTCACCTTCCGCCTAGCCCCCCGCTGGAACCGGGTGGCCACCGCCTTGGCCTGGGTGGTCTTCTACCTGGTCCTTACCCCTTTACTGGGACTCTTGCAAGCCCTCTCCCAGCGGTACGGCTTCTACGACCCCGAGCGGCTTACCTGGCATCTCCTAGCTGGTCTGGGAGGCATCTTTCTCCTTTCCATCTTGGGGGTGGGCTACAAGCTTCTTTCCATGTTCACCCTTACCCACGGGGTGGACGAAAGGGTCTTAGGGCTCCTTCTTTGGGCGGCTAACCTGGGGCTTCTGGGCTTGGCCATGGGGGAGAGGCTTGGGTACCTTCTCCTTCTCCTAGCCTATGCCTTAGCCCTTTACGATACTTGGCGCATCCTCAAGAACCGCATGAAAAAGACCCTGGATATCGGGGTGCGGCACTACCTTGCGGGGCTATTCTTCCTGGGCCTTGCCCTTTTCGCCCTGCCCTTTAACCCCGTGTGGGCCGCCTTGTGGTTTGGCTTGGGCTTCGTGGGGCTTGTGGTGACGGGGATGCTCTACAAGATCCTGCCCTTTTTGGTCTGGACCCACCGCTATGCCCCTAAAGCGGGGAAAGAGAAGGTCCCCATGCTCAAGGAGATGCTGCCCGAGGGGGCGGGGTATCTGGCGGGGGGGCTTTTGGCCCTAGGGGCTTTGCTGGTCCCCCTCTTCCCCTGGGCGGGGTGGGTCTACTTCTTAGGGGCTTTCCCCCATGCCTATGCCCTTTGGGAGGTGATGCGGCGATGAGCCCGTTGGAAGAGCAGGCGTGGAACCTTTTGCGTTCGGTCTACGACCCGGAGCTGGGCTTGGATGTGGTGAACCTGGGGCTTATCTACGAGCTTCAAGTGGAGCCGCCCAGGGCCTACGTGCGCATGACCCTGACCACCCCAGGCTGCCCCCTGCACGACAGCATGGGGGATGCGGTACGCCAGGCCCTTAGCCGGCTCCCCGGGGTGGAGGAGGTGGAGGTGGAGGTCACCTTTGAGCCGCCCTGGACCCCGGACCGGCTTTCCGAGGAGGCCAAGAGGCTTTTGGGCTGGCTTTAGGGCCCAGGGGTCCTCATACCACCCCGCCATGGCTTAGGCCAGGGTGGGGTGGCATCAGATACGTCGGGGTTGGCCAAGAAGGTACCCTTGGCCCAGGGGGAAACCCAGACCTCTCAGATAGGCCAACACCGCATCGTTTTCTATCCCCTCGGCCACTACCTGTAGGCCTAGGGCCTTGGCCAGGGCCAACACCGCCGCCACCAGGCGGGCGGTGGGGCTCTGGGGGTCGGGAGGGTTTCCCAGGCGCTGGGTGAAGGCTTGGCCCAGCTTGAGCCCATTCACGGGGAGTTCGGCCAGGCGCTCCAGGCTGGAATAGCCCGAGCCGAAGTCGTCCAGGAAGATGCCCACCCCCAGATTTCTGAGGGCCTGCAGGGCCCGGTTGGCGTCCCGTCCTCGCTCGTCGGGGATCAGGGAGCTTTCCGTGATCTCCAGGACCAGGCGGCTGGGCGGGCAGGCGGTTTCCTCGAGGATCTCCGCCACCTGAAAAGGGTAGGAGGGGTTCATGAGCTCTTGGGGGCTTACGTTCACATGCACCGTAAGCCCGTGTAGGGCTTGTTCCCGGCAGGCCTGGTGCAGGACCCAGCGGCCAAGTTCCGGCATCAGGCGGTGGCGCTCCGCCAGGGGGATGAGCTCGGAAGGCGGGGCCTGCCGCCAGCGCAGGAGGGCCTCGAGGGCCACCGTTTCCCCTGTGCTCAGGTCCACGATGGGCTGGTAGACCAGCCAAAGCCCTTCGCCCCGTTCTAGGTCTTCCCGCAACGCCTCTAGGAGATGGTTTTCCCGCCGCAGGGCTTCTTGCCAATGGGGTTCAAAGAAGGCCAGCCGGTCCTTGCCTTCCCCTTTGGCCCGGTAAAGGGCGATATCGGCCCGGGCCAGGAGCTCTCCGGGGGAGAGGCCTTCCTCCCCCAGGGCGATGCCGATGGAGGTGGAGAGGTGGTAGACCCGCTCCCCCACGGGGCAAGGTAGGCGGGCCACCTCCAGTAACCGCTCGGCGATGGCGAGGGCTTCCCGGCCTTCCCTGATGCCGGTGACCAGGACCAGAAACTCATCCCCCCCTTGCCGGGCCACCAGGTCCCGGGGGCGGAGGGCGGCCCGGAAGCGGGCGGCCATGACCCTTAGCACCTCGTCCCCGGCGCTGTGCCCCTCCAGGTCGTTCACCAGCTTGAGCCCGTCCAGGTCCAGGTACAGGATGGCAAGGTGCCGGGCTTCCTTGCGGAGGCTCTGGGCTAACTTCTCCAGGAAGAAAAGGCGGTTGGGGAGGCCCGTTAGGGGGTCGTGGTAGGCCAAGTGCTGGATTCGGTCCTCCAGCTCAAGCCGCCTTAGGAAAAGGCCCAGCTGGCTGGCAAAGGCCTGGGCTAGCTCCAGGTCCAAGGGGGAGAAGGCATCCTCCCGCTCAAAGTTGTCCAGGTACAAGAAGGCCTTGCGCTCCCCTCCCAGATACACGGGTACGGAGAGGATGGCCTGGATCTCATCCACCCTTCCTGCCTCCTCCATAATCTTCCGCCTCTTCCCGTCTAGGCGGGCGTTAAAGCGTTTTAGATCCTTCCACGTGAAAACCTGGGCTTCCCGATGGCCGGTGAGGGAGAGGGGTTCCTCCGGGCGTAGGCATACTTGCCGCAGGGCATCCAGGTTGTACCCCTTGGCCGCCACGAAATGGTAACAGCCGTCCTCTTTAAGAACGGTGACGCTTCCTGCTTGGGCGGTGGGAAGGGTTTCCAGGGCGGCCTCGAGGATCAGCCCAAAGATGGACTCGGAAAGCCCCTCGGCCATGAGGGTTTCGTAGACCCGCAGGAGGTTTTTGCGGAACACGCTCCAGCGGGCCTCCCGGATTTCCGCTTCCTTCCGCTCCGTCACGTCCACCCCCAGGGCTAGGACCTCCAGCACCTCTTTCCCCGGCCCCGGTACCGCCAGCAGGGTCCACTCCACCACCCGGCCATCCTGGGAAAGGTGGGCGTGGGGTTGGTTCGGGGCCTTTAGGGCCTCGGCTACGGGGAGGGCGGGCCCTTGGGGAAAGGCCCTTTGCAAGGCAGGGTTGGCGTAGAGGAGGCGGCCCTCCTTGTCCAGGCGGGCCAGGTAAAACGGCGAGGATTCCAGCAGGGTCTCCAGCCAGCGCTCCCTTTCCCAAAGCTCCAGGATGCGGGCCAGGACCTCGGCCACCGCGCGCAGGAAAGCTTCCTCTTCCGCGGTGAAGTCCCTTTCCTCCTGGCAGTCGTCCACCCCCAAAAACCCCCAAAGCCTTCCCTCCACCCAGATGGGCACCACCAGGAGGCTTTGGATGTCCTGGGCCTCGAGGAGGGGCTGCTCCTCTCCGGGGAAGGAGGCCACAGGCCCCGCCACGGCCCGGTCTTCCAGGAAAAGGTCCAGCCAGCGGCCGTAGCCCGCTTTCCGCATGGGGAGGTTCTGGAGCTCAGGGTTTTGCAGCTGGGGGGTGGTACCCGGCCCTGCCCACTCCGCGAGCTGGCTGGTATACCAGGTGCCCTGGCGCTCTTCCAGGCGAAAGAGGTAGGCCCGGTGCGCCCTCAGGGTTTGGCCCACCTGCTCTAGGGCCTCGGCCAACCCCCTAACCCCCCGGCGCAACAGGGGAAGGAGCGCTTGGGATAGGCCTAGGCCAAAAGTCCCGTTCATAGCTAGGCCACATCCAATATACAGCCTTCTTGGAAAGGGTCAAGCCACCACGGCCTGCCCCTGGGCCTTGGCCTGGTACATGCGGGCGTCGGCGGCGGAAAGGAGGGCGTCCGGGGTGCTGCCGTCTTCCGGGTAGCTGGCCACCCCGATGTTCACCCCCAGGCAGAGCCCGTCAAAGCAAAGGCCCTGGATGGCTTTGGCGTAACGAAGGACAGCGCTTACGGCTCCCCTTTTGGGGGTGTGGGGGAAGATGGCGGCGAACTCGTCCCCGCCCCAGCGGAAAAGGCGGTCCCCGTTCCGCCTTTCCCTTTCTAGGGCCTCGGCCACCTTGATAAGGGCCAGGTCCCCCACGGCATGCCCTAGCCGGTCGTTCACCGCCTTGAACCCCGTTAGGTCCAAGACCGCTAGGGAAAGGGGATGGCCATACCGCTCGGCCCGTTTGAGCTCTTCCTGGAGGAAGCGCTCAAAGGCCCGGCGGTTGCCCAGGCCCGTAAGGGGGTCGGTGAGGGCGGCTTCCTCCAGGAGCTTTCGGGTGCGGCTTTCGTGGAGCAGGGTGGCCAGGGGGGCGGCGAAGAAGTGGGCGGCCTCCAAAGAGTCTTCGCCGAAGGCCTGGGGATCGTGGAGGTTATCCAGGTTTAAATAGGCCAAGACCTCTCCTTTGTAGGGGATCGGCAGGCACAGGTTGGCCTGGATTTCTTGAGCCCGGCCAGCGGTGTCCATAATTTCCGGCGGGGCGGTCTGGTGGCTGATGACGGCGATGGGCTCGTGTTCAAGGCTGAGGATGCGGGGCTCCCCCTTTTGCGCCTTCTTGGGGCCCAGGCGGTACCAAAGCAGTTGCTCCTCCTGGCTGAAGGTCACGGTTTGAAGATCCTCCAGGCGATATCCGAAGGCCGCCTTGTAATGGTAAGCCCCCTCTTCCCAAACCAAGAGGCTTCCGGCCTCTGCCCCTGGGACCTGGCGGATAGCCTCTTCCAGGATGCGCCCATAAAGCTCATCCAAGGGTTTATCTAAGAGTTCTAGGAAAAGCTGGTTTACCCTCTCGTGGTGGGCTTTCTCCGTAAGGCGCTCCAGGCCGAGGCCCAGGGTGCGGCTGGCCAGGAGGAGGAGCTCCACCTCAGCCCTTCGCCATAAGCGCGCTTCCTTTTGCCCTACCACCATAACCCGGCGGCTCCGGGGGGCCTTGGCGGAGGGAATGGGCAAGGCGGCCATGGTGCGCCAGCCCAGGGCCTTGAGGGCGGGTATGGCCTTGGGCTCCTCGGCATAGCGGGCGGTAAAGAGGGGGCTTTGCCCACGGTAAACCTCCCAGGCCAGGCCCTGCCCGTAGGGGAGGCCCTTTCTTAGGATCTCTAGGAGGCTGGGTTCCTCTACACCCCGGTAGGCCAGGGCCACCATGCGCTCGCCCTGCTCCTCCCAAAGGAAACCGGCCTCCAGGTGGAGGGCCTCCAGGAGGAGGGCCAAGGCTTTTTCCGCGGCTTCCCTCAGGGTGGTGGCGCTTTGTAGGCGTAGGGAGAGCTCGGCCAGAAGCCTTCGCTCCTCCAGGTCGGCAAGCCGGTCCAGCTGGAGGCTTACCGCCTGGGCAAAGCGGGTAAGCCCCTCCACTTCCTCCGGGGCGAAGGGGGCAGGGCGCTCCAGGTTGAGGATGGCCACTACCTGGCCCCGTTCCCAAAGGGGCAGGGCCAGTTCCGAGAGGACGTTTAAGCCGGGGGCGGCGATATAGCCGGGCTCCTGGCGCACGTCGGGCACGTGAACCGGCTGGGCTTCCTGTAGGGCGCGGCCCAGGACTCCGCTGGCCGGGACCTCCTCAAGGGCCAAGGGGGGGATGCTGGAAAGAAGGCGGAAGCCGCGCTCTACGGGTACCCAGACCCCCACGTGCCCACCTTCGCCCAAGGCGGCCAGGCGCTCGGGGAGGGAGGCAAGGAGGGCTTCCCGGTTTTCCGCCTGGGGGAGGGCCTCGAGGGCCTCGGTAAGGAGCCTTTGGCCCTTAGCTAGGGCCTTGGCCCGGCGGTGGGCCCTTCTCAGGCTTTCCCCAATGCCGTGGGCCAGCCAGGCGGAAAGGAGGAGAAGGGCCAGGGCCATGATGTTGAAGCCGGGAAAGAGGAGGAGAACCCCAGCCGAGAAGAAGGCCGCCAGCAATCCCAAAGCGAGCCCGTGCAGGCTGGCGGTGGCCGCGGTGAGGATCATGAACCAGGGGAGGATGTAGGGATCGGTGTAGCCCAGAAACCCTGCCAATAGGCCCATGAGAAGGGAGCCTAAGGCAATGACGGGGTAGGGCAAAACCATGTTTGCTTTATGCTATCCGGCAGCCCATCCCTTGCCTAGGGGGTGGGGGTGAGGGTGAGGTAGCCCAAGGCCCGCCCAGCGGCCTTTCTCCCTGAGCGCACCACCTCGGGGAGGCCCACCCCTTCCAGGTAGTTCCCGGCCAGAAAGAGCCCTGGGACCTTGAGGAGGGCCATGTCTAGCCTTTCTAGCCGCTCCAGGTGTCCCACCCGGTAGGCGGGCATGCCCTCGGGGAAGCGGAAGACAAAGGTGCGCTCTGGCCTTACCTCCTGGCCCAGGAAGCGGCGGAGGTCCTCCAGGGCCACCTTGGCCAGCTCCGCCTCGGAAAGCCTGGCCACTTCTCCTGAGAAATAGGCCCGCACCAGGGACCAACCCTCCGGGGCCCTCCCTGGCCATTTGCCATGGGTCCAGGTAAAACCCCTGGCCCGGTACCCTTCCCCCTGGGCGATGAGGAGCCCGTGCCCCTCCACGGGCAAGGCCTCGGAAAAGGCCAGGCTCACGGTGGCCGCAGGGGTGTGGGGGATACCCTTGAGAAGGGCGGTGGCCTCGGGAAGAAAGGGCCTTAAAAGCTGGGCGGCCACCGGGGCAGGGGTGGCCAGAATCACCGCCTCCGCTTCCCAGGTGCCCCTAGGGGTATGGAGGCGGTAGCGGCTCCCCAGGGGCTCCAGGGCCAGGACAGGGGTACCCAGGAGGGTCTTCTCTCCCACCCCCTCCTTTAGCCTCTGGGTCAGGGCGGAAAGCCCCTCCTGGAAGGAGAAAAAGAGGCTTCCCCCCTCGCGGCTTCCCCGGGCCTTTTGGGTGCGCATGGCCCCCAGGATGAGGCTGCGGTG
The window above is part of the Thermus albus genome. Proteins encoded here:
- a CDS encoding DUF2249 domain-containing protein; amino-acid sequence: MELDVRTLPPRERHPRIFALFDSLKPGEGFVLVNDHDPKPLYYQLMAERPGQVDWAYLEEGPEVWRVRIGKR
- a CDS encoding protoglobin domain-containing protein — translated: MKPGVTFSEATEVLILDLPPLPEEVLAELLAFGGLGEAEKRGMRLDAERLLEGAAPFVAGVYDHLSRHPGTARALGWEGRVKEEELYLRRAFFSAWLSRTIGVDTSVEFAREVYRAGLWHGGLGPKGAFIPPEYVGLSFAQVGQYLAERVRDVRPWLVYLSAQEEVMRKGFDAAMALKEGQVTVTFQALGLAHPALPKPVSLRAGDVEEALRKVFTISPALRDLALEALLAEEEVGLWLEPKTLWRLRPRWAVLLNGRDVRYLQGLATPLKEGDRLTLLPPGR
- a CDS encoding MFS transporter; amino-acid sequence: MVHDPIQLEKERPDRLRVLWFSTIGFTLMFAVWLMFGVLGVPIRKEFGLTDVQLSWLSAVAILNGSLWRLLAGILTDRYGGRLVFTLMLFFTAIPAYLVSRAGSYEELLLYAFLVGFAGNSFSVGIAWNSAWFPKDQQGFALGLFGAGNVGASVTKFIGPSLIVSIPPAGYLGGLIPGGWRFIPFLYAVLLVLMGLLMWFGTPGQDKRPGQGRPFLEMLMPLKHIRVWRFSLYYVVVFGAYVALSAWLPKYYVDVFGLPLHEAALLTALFIFPASLLRPFGGYLSDRFGARRVMYWTFGIILLASGILMMPEGHIVLYTKQGTKEVMQFTMNVWLFTALVFLIGVGMGVGKAAVYKHIPTYFPKDVGAVGGLVGMLGALGGFFLPPLFAYAQAWTGLPQMTFFVLFLLAGISFLWMHLTVLQLLQQEAKQLKNEFELKGDRPC
- the narI gene encoding respiratory nitrate reductase subunit gamma; its protein translation is MNWNALLFGIFPYIALTLAVVVTAYRMAYRPFSVSAQSSQLLEQRRLFYGSIAMHWGLVLVLLGHLLALLIPKGLLLWNAVPLRLYLLEITGLGLGLWALVGTWVLLTRRLSVARVRAASTPMDYAVLVVVLISALTGVLTALLYRYGSYWFPAVMTPYLWSILTLKPRPELIADLPFWTQLHVFNFWVFLAVFPFSRLVHIITIPLGYVLRPWQIVIWVRKLAG
- a CDS encoding MFS transporter — translated: MLKVYKGTWIREWNPEDPKRWDPGLAWRTLWITTFNLTLAFITWFAVSALVVRLPKVGFELSTTQLFWLTAMPGLAGGTLRIVWTFLPPILGTRHLVTFSTLLLLIPLLGWGFAVQNPETPYWVLLLLAFLAGIGGGNFSGFMPSTSYFFPKRLQGTALGLQAGIGNFGVSVVQFVTPWVIGFALFGSLLGGPQTFTPKPGVSQPIWLQNATFLWVPLVLVGAWLAWVYLRSVPVRANFREQFDIFRDKHTWIMTSLYIMTFGSFSGFSAIFPLLIREVYGKFDGAPDPLRYAFLGPLVGSLARVVAGPVSDRFGGAIVTQVSAIGLFFSALLVTLFAHPTSLEQFAFFVLAMLLVFFFSGVGNASTFKQMPMIFPPRQAGGVIGWTAAIAAYGPFLFSTLAAYTQRVTGGFTAFFYGLMVFYALNLFLNWYYYARKGAEKPC
- a CDS encoding DUF2249 domain-containing protein, with the translated sequence MAGEDRQEVVRPDMKVAEVLRRWPELLPVLVEASPAFQKLRNPILRRTMPSLVTVAQAARIGGLKPEELVAWLNRALGVEATPEVLEAKDVESLLGTPPPSWVSAPVGFRLDVRPILEQGGEPFQAIMAAAKEVKPGERLVLEVLFEPIPLYRALGKQGFLAWCERLGERHYRAHFYRVKVEGGQKTSAGLVPLSEADWDNYQAEVSIEENLEPPLPMMRVLEALAQLKPGEKLLVHHVRRPVHLLARLEEEGHAYLLKDLGPGQVKILIRKGG
- a CDS encoding metal-sulfur cluster assembly factor; this encodes MSPLEEQAWNLLRSVYDPELGLDVVNLGLIYELQVEPPRAYVRMTLTTPGCPLHDSMGDAVRQALSRLPGVEEVEVEVTFEPPWTPDRLSEEAKRLLGWL